Below is a genomic region from Longimicrobium sp..
CGCGCAGAACCCAATGATCGACTCGCATGACTCGATAGGCCGCCGCGAGATGCTGCGGCGCGCGATGTTGGCGGCGGGGGCGCTGGTGGCCCACCCGCTGTTCGGCTCCGCGACGACGCCCGCGGACGACCGCGCGCGGCTGGCGAGCTGGGTGCGCACCCTGCGCGCGGAGCGGCTCACGACGTCGCGCGTGCCGCTGGGGCGCGCCGTGGCCCGCGTGGGCGAGCTGTCGCTCGGGTCGCCGTACGTGGCCGGGATGCTGGACGCGTACGCCAAGGAGGGCGGAGACCCGCGCAGCGAGCCCCTCACGCTGGACCTGTCGCGCTTCGACTGCGTGCTGCTGGTGGAAGGGTGCCTGGCGGTGGCGCGTGCGGCGCAGGGGCAGGGGCGGTGGAGCGACTTCGCCCGCGAGGTGGAGCGGATGCGCTACCGCGGCGGCGTGAGGAACGGGTACGCCAGCCGCCTGCACTACTTCAGCGAGTGGATACAGGACAACGCCCGCCGCGGCCTGCTGCGCGACCTGGGCGCGGAGCTGGGCGGCTCCCGCGACGAGCGCCCGCTGCGCTTCATGACGGAGCACCGCTCCAGCTACCCCGCCCTGCGCGACGACGCCACCTTTCAGGCCATCGCCGAGCGCGAGCGCGCGCTGGACTCCATGCGCCGCACCGTGATCCCCACCGACCGGATCGCGGCGGTGCAGAACCGCATCCAGACGGGCGACGTGCTCGCCTTCGCCACGCGCATCGCCGGGCTGGACGCGACGCACACGGGGTTCGCGTACCGCGATCGCGCGGGGGTGATGCGCGTGCTGCACGCCCCGCTCTCCGGCGGCGCGGTGGAGGTGAGCCGCCGGACTTTGCCGGAGTACGTGGCCGCCATCCGCAACGCCACCGGGATCATGGTGGCGAGGCCGCTGCGGGGGTAGGGGCGGTCTTTGTGAGGACGGGCAGGGTTCGATTGCGCGGAGGACGGGTTCGACGATGCGGAGGGCACGGGCAGCCACGTGGGGCTGCCCCTACAGGGCTTTGGTGCGGAAGGGCGAGGATCGGGGTGGGGGAGAGGGCGGGCGTGATGAATCACGCCCCTACGAGGGTGTCGTAGGGGCGTGAGGTGGAGCGGGGGTCAGCGGGTGCGGACGGTGAGGCCGACGGTGGTGGCGCCGTCGGGGTCGACGCTGACGCGGGCGGCGGCGGGGGGCTGGAACTCCTGCCACTCCTCCCGCGCCAGCGCCCATCCCAGCGCCCCGCCGATGGCGCCCCCCAGCACCGCCCCGCTCGCCGCGGCGACGGCCGTGGTGCCGGGGATCTCCCAGCGGTCGCCCGATACGGATGTGGCCAGGAGGGGGCCGCTCACCAGCCCCGCGGCGCCCAGCGAGATGGCCCCCATGCGCGCGCCGCGCCACGCGGTGTGCTGGCGGCGCACACCCAGGCTCCGCGCCAGCCCGCGCACGTCGGCGAAGGGGATCGTGCGCTCCACCCCGGTGCCCCGCTGGCGAACCGTGAGGCC
It encodes:
- a CDS encoding N-acetylmuramoyl-L-alanine amidase-like domain-containing protein codes for the protein MIDSHDSIGRREMLRRAMLAAGALVAHPLFGSATTPADDRARLASWVRTLRAERLTTSRVPLGRAVARVGELSLGSPYVAGMLDAYAKEGGDPRSEPLTLDLSRFDCVLLVEGCLAVARAAQGQGRWSDFAREVERMRYRGGVRNGYASRLHYFSEWIQDNARRGLLRDLGAELGGSRDERPLRFMTEHRSSYPALRDDATFQAIAERERALDSMRRTVIPTDRIAAVQNRIQTGDVLAFATRIAGLDATHTGFAYRDRAGVMRVLHAPLSGGAVEVSRRTLPEYVAAIRNATGIMVARPLRG